One Anaeromusa acidaminophila DSM 3853 genomic window, GTTCCCGTTTTTGTTCAACTGTACGTCCTTCAATCAGATCGATTTGTACGATAGGCATTATAAAACCCTCCTCTGCTAATTTTGCCGAATGTTATCAGCAAATATAGATTATTCTATTCGCCGTGGAACAGTAATATCCTTTTCCTGTTCCGCTTTTCTTTGCCGGCGCTTGCGCCACCACAACGCTCCGTATACTGCTACGACAAGCAAAATAACCGCAATAAGACGCCCCATGTTCTCGCCTGCAAACGCTAAATCATGACCTAATAAGACCTTTATAACTACCGGCGGCAACTTGCCGATGACAGTAGCCAAGAAAAAATCGCGTACCGACATAGCGCTGATAGCAGCGACTGCTGTAATAATGCCGGACGGAGCCAATGGTAAAAGCCTGGCCGCAAGAAGCGCTTTGAAGCCATTTTTAGCACTATACGCGTCTACCTGCTTTAAATACGGACTTTTCGAGATCCAACCCGCTACCATATCCCGAAAAAAATAACGAGCAAACACAAACATAACCACAGCGCCCAAAACTTCGCCAACCCAGGAAAGCAAAATTCCCCAGTAAAGGCCAAAAACAATGCCAGCCGCTCCTGACAAAATCATAAATGGAAATACAATGGTAAATGTCATTACCACAAACAAAGCCAGCGTCACTAACACTGCCGTAGCTGTACCAAAAGAACGTAAATATTCCGCTAAAGCCGCAATGTCGCCAGTTTCGATAATTCCGTAAGCATGCTGAAAAAATTCAGGCTGCCATAAATAAACGCCAGCCGCCATGGCTGCGACTACAAACCACCCTATGATTTTCCCCATTTCCATCCTTCTCTTTCCATATCGTTTCACTTCTCTTATCTTATCATATTTCGCCCAGACGCGACGAGGATTTTTATCAAGCGCACATCTTGCAATGAACCATCCTCTGTGCTACAATATTTTTGTTATAGATA contains:
- a CDS encoding TVP38/TMEM64 family protein — encoded protein: MGKIIGWFVVAAMAAGVYLWQPEFFQHAYGIIETGDIAALAEYLRSFGTATAVLVTLALFVVMTFTIVFPFMILSGAAGIVFGLYWGILLSWVGEVLGAVVMFVFARYFFRDMVAGWISKSPYLKQVDAYSAKNGFKALLAARLLPLAPSGIITAVAAISAMSVRDFFLATVIGKLPPVVIKVLLGHDLAFAGENMGRLIAVILLVVAVYGALWWRKRRQRKAEQEKDITVPRRIE